One genomic window of Catenulispora sp. EB89 includes the following:
- a CDS encoding ABC transporter ATP-binding protein gives MAEIEAVGVTRSYRMEGVSVDALRGVSLTIEEGDYAAIIGPSGSGKSTLMHLLGCLDRPTTGTLLIRGRDVGSLDDSELAELRNQTIGFVFQSFQLLARTTALENVALPLVYRGVRRAERRRRAAEALEAVNLGHRVGHKPTQMSGGEQQRVAIARALVGEPAVLLADEPTGNLDTVNGDEVMAILERLNKERGVAVVLVTHEADIAARARRIIRVRDGLIEEAPELL, from the coding sequence ATGGCTGAAATAGAAGCCGTCGGGGTTACTCGCTCGTATCGCATGGAGGGCGTCTCTGTAGACGCCCTGCGCGGTGTCTCCCTGACCATCGAAGAGGGTGACTACGCGGCCATCATCGGGCCGTCCGGCTCCGGGAAGTCCACGCTGATGCACCTGCTCGGCTGCCTGGACCGGCCGACCACGGGCACGCTCCTGATCCGGGGCCGCGACGTCGGCTCCCTGGACGACAGCGAGCTGGCCGAACTCAGGAACCAGACGATCGGGTTCGTCTTCCAGTCGTTCCAACTCCTCGCGCGTACGACCGCTCTGGAGAACGTCGCTTTGCCGCTCGTCTATAGGGGAGTACGCAGAGCCGAACGCAGAAGGCGCGCGGCAGAGGCCCTGGAGGCGGTGAACCTCGGACACCGCGTCGGACACAAGCCGACGCAGATGTCCGGCGGAGAGCAGCAGCGCGTCGCTATAGCGCGCGCTCTAGTGGGGGAGCCTGCGGTGCTTCTGGCGGACGAACCCACAGGGAACCTCGACACCGTCAACGGCGACGAGGTGATGGCGATCCTCGAACGGCTCAACAAGGAACGCGGAGTCGCCGTCGTCCTGGTGACCCACGAGGCCGACATCGCGGCGCGCGCCCGGCGGATCATCCGCGTGCGGGACGGCCTCATCGAAGAAGCACCGGAGCTCCTGTGA
- a CDS encoding DUF5667 domain-containing protein, producing MAAAFGERQRAEQFARLLDGLDGSRDGGSGVATLIPPQKGDPELTAMLRVVESVIDEGRFHAPTATPEFREQLGARLHRDFLVLFNADVDGGPGDGDVLARGRGPWRRRLIGGGVAVGVLSGGLGGVAWAASSALPGDPLYGVKRSLENMRVSVSGSDLERGEQYLGQAKTRLEEIHKLLGRHDSNVDGSDTSKLIAQTTDNLYNDVDSAGRLLAPLAESGNTEALGNLQNFLDTYEPQVQDLETLLAPDTQDQARRLVALMDGLHSRLVVAQANLDKQRAAVQQPTNAGSTSHRASLPSTPTPTGTPSSSHAAPGPRTPSSGGPTGTDSGGPSTAPSGTPSSDPSSVHLQVPIGSTDTTVTVPPLISGLPPIGITLGNTAPATGPTTGGPPNTDPNPN from the coding sequence ATGGCCGCAGCATTCGGCGAGCGCCAGCGGGCCGAGCAGTTCGCCAGGCTGCTCGACGGCCTCGACGGCTCGCGGGACGGCGGCTCCGGTGTCGCCACGCTGATCCCGCCCCAGAAGGGTGACCCCGAGCTCACAGCGATGCTGCGGGTGGTCGAGAGCGTGATCGACGAGGGCCGGTTCCACGCCCCGACGGCGACGCCGGAGTTCCGCGAGCAGCTCGGGGCCCGTCTGCACCGTGACTTCCTGGTCCTGTTCAACGCCGACGTGGACGGCGGCCCGGGTGACGGCGACGTGCTGGCCCGGGGCCGGGGTCCGTGGCGGCGGCGGCTGATCGGCGGCGGGGTCGCGGTCGGCGTGCTGTCCGGCGGCCTGGGCGGAGTGGCGTGGGCGGCGTCCAGCGCGCTGCCGGGCGACCCGCTGTACGGCGTCAAGCGCAGCCTGGAGAACATGCGGGTCTCGGTCTCCGGTTCCGACCTGGAGCGCGGCGAGCAGTACCTCGGGCAGGCCAAGACCCGCCTGGAGGAGATCCACAAGCTGCTGGGCCGGCACGACTCCAACGTCGACGGCTCGGACACCAGCAAGCTCATCGCCCAGACCACGGACAACCTGTACAACGACGTGGACAGCGCCGGCCGGCTGCTGGCGCCGCTGGCCGAGTCCGGGAACACCGAGGCGCTGGGCAACCTGCAGAACTTCCTGGACACCTACGAGCCGCAGGTCCAGGACCTGGAGACGCTGCTGGCCCCGGACACCCAGGACCAGGCGCGCCGCCTGGTGGCGCTGATGGACGGGCTGCACTCCCGGCTGGTCGTCGCGCAGGCGAACCTGGACAAGCAGCGCGCCGCCGTGCAGCAGCCGACCAACGCAGGCAGCACCTCGCACCGCGCGAGCCTGCCGTCCACCCCGACGCCGACCGGCACGCCGTCGTCCTCGCACGCCGCACCGGGCCCGCGCACGCCGAGCTCCGGCGGCCCGACCGGCACCGACTCCGGCGGCCCGAGCACGGCGCCGAGCGGCACCCCGTCCAGCGACCCGTCGAGCGTGCACCTTCAGGTCCCGATCGGCTCCACCGACACCACGGTCACAGTGCCGCCGCTGATCAGCGGGCTGCCGCCGATCGGGATCACGCTCGGGAACACCGCGCCGGCCACCGGGCCGACGACCGGCGGGCCGCCGAACACGGACCCGAACCCGAACTAG
- a CDS encoding PadR family transcriptional regulator: MSSSSSRTEQTFQILTALVDGPLHGYGIIQEVGRLSDGRTRLRVGTLYGSLDRLSGEGLLVLDREETVSGRLRRYYRLTDAGAQVLAEEAERIARQAAVALERLKKRGTPRASLGGTA, from the coding sequence ATGAGTTCATCGAGTAGCCGGACGGAGCAGACGTTCCAGATCCTCACCGCGCTCGTCGACGGACCTCTGCACGGTTACGGGATCATCCAGGAAGTGGGCCGCTTGTCGGACGGCCGGACCAGGTTGCGCGTGGGCACGCTCTACGGCTCCCTGGACCGGCTGTCCGGCGAGGGCCTGCTGGTCCTGGACCGTGAGGAGACGGTCTCCGGGCGCCTGCGGCGCTACTACCGCCTCACCGACGCCGGTGCGCAGGTGCTCGCCGAGGAGGCGGAGCGGATCGCCCGGCAGGCGGCGGTGGCGCTCGAACGGCTGAAGAAGCGGGGGACGCCCCGTGCGTCCCTGGGAGGGACGGCATGA
- a CDS encoding lysophospholipid acyltransferase family protein, whose translation MADEATAADGTEADGASGAADETQAAADGKTAAGDERKPEDEPERAPQAASRGGWEDKAAGALAFLRRRINGEYEVDEFGFDPDLNDNVLMGVLRPLYDKYFRVEVSGIENVPAEGGALIVANHSGTVPVDALMTQVALLDHHPAGRHLRMLAADLVFTLPFVGELSRKMGHTLACNPDAERLLRGGEVVAVFPEGFKGVGKPFSQRYRLQRFGRGGFVSAALRTGVPIIPVSIVGAEEIYPKIADLKPLARLIGLPYFPITPTFPLLGPLGLVPLPTKWHIAFGEPIPTSGYDPSAADDPMLVFDLTDQVRETIQDTLYRLLLQRRSVFF comes from the coding sequence GTGGCGGACGAGGCCACGGCGGCGGATGGGACCGAGGCCGACGGCGCGAGCGGGGCCGCGGACGAGACCCAGGCCGCGGCCGACGGCAAGACCGCGGCCGGGGACGAGCGAAAGCCCGAGGACGAGCCCGAGCGCGCCCCGCAGGCCGCCTCGCGCGGCGGCTGGGAGGACAAGGCCGCCGGCGCCCTGGCCTTCCTGCGCCGCCGGATCAACGGCGAGTACGAGGTCGACGAGTTCGGCTTCGACCCGGACCTGAACGACAACGTCCTGATGGGCGTCCTGCGCCCGCTCTACGACAAGTACTTCCGCGTCGAGGTCTCCGGCATCGAGAACGTCCCGGCCGAGGGCGGCGCGCTGATAGTCGCCAACCACTCCGGCACGGTCCCGGTGGACGCGCTGATGACCCAGGTGGCGCTCCTGGACCACCACCCGGCCGGACGCCACCTGCGGATGCTGGCCGCCGACCTGGTCTTCACGCTGCCGTTCGTCGGCGAGCTGTCCCGCAAGATGGGCCACACCCTGGCCTGCAACCCCGACGCCGAGCGCCTGCTGCGCGGCGGCGAGGTGGTGGCGGTGTTCCCCGAGGGCTTCAAGGGCGTCGGCAAGCCCTTCTCGCAGCGCTACCGGCTCCAGCGCTTCGGCCGCGGCGGCTTCGTCTCCGCCGCGCTGCGCACCGGCGTCCCGATCATCCCGGTGTCCATCGTCGGCGCCGAGGAGATCTATCCCAAGATCGCCGACCTGAAGCCGCTGGCGCGCCTGATCGGGCTGCCGTACTTCCCGATCACCCCGACCTTCCCGCTGCTCGGCCCGCTCGGGCTCGTCCCGCTGCCGACGAAGTGGCACATCGCCTTCGGCGAGCCGATCCCCACCAGCGGGTACGACCCCAGCGCGGCCGACGACCCGATGCTCGTCTTCGACCTGACCGACCAGGTGCGGGAGACGATTCAGGACACGTTGTACCGGCTGCTTCTGCAGCGGCGTTCGGTTTTCTTCTAA
- a CDS encoding helix-turn-helix domain-containing protein — MHGSARTGGDAARLSEVKFLTVAEVAQVMRVSKMTVYRLVHSGELPAVRVGRSFRVPEQAVQEYLRDAYVAETL; from the coding sequence ATGCACGGGAGCGCTCGCACGGGCGGCGACGCCGCGCGGCTCTCCGAGGTCAAGTTCCTCACGGTCGCCGAAGTCGCCCAGGTCATGCGGGTGTCCAAGATGACCGTGTACCGCCTGGTACACAGCGGGGAACTGCCCGCGGTCCGCGTGGGCCGCTCGTTCCGGGTCCCCGAACAAGCCGTGCAGGAGTACCTGCGCGACGCCTACGTGGCGGAGACCCTTTAG
- a CDS encoding efflux RND transporter periplasmic adaptor subunit — MAYGQVTQVVEAPASVTPKSQITVNATAAGSIAQLMVSDGQHVKAGQTLLRIDSPDAQAQLASAKAADAQAASQGKNSSGGTSVLDFSQSESEADANAQKAFDAAQATANQIADPSIKASILEQITSARTQYATASSDVRTTIANFNNGLASASDVLGSLSDAQRTQTQAAVAIAQKTVDSLTIKASISGDVSLRSGVGGATASGVDVSSLLSQLGGSLGSLAGAAGGSLGSAASGGSGGTDSGADTVISQGSPVDSGAPLLVITDSSTLTVTAQVDETSILQVSPGITADVQLDAVPDGDYPATVISIDSQGQASSRGGVTYRVRLSLGAGTLGDGSAAPVPRPGMSAVADLNVANKPHVLAVPSAAIVHDGNQDTVWLVTSGVAHRQVVRLGAQGDTTVEVSAGLNAGDLIVTSGADKVHDGQKL, encoded by the coding sequence GTGGCGTACGGACAAGTCACGCAGGTCGTCGAGGCACCGGCGAGCGTGACGCCGAAGTCGCAGATCACGGTGAACGCCACGGCCGCCGGCTCCATCGCGCAGCTGATGGTCTCCGACGGCCAGCACGTCAAGGCCGGCCAGACCCTGCTGCGGATCGACTCCCCGGACGCCCAGGCGCAGCTGGCCTCGGCGAAGGCGGCGGACGCGCAGGCCGCGTCGCAAGGCAAGAACTCCTCGGGCGGCACCAGCGTCCTGGACTTCTCCCAGTCGGAGTCCGAAGCCGACGCCAACGCCCAGAAGGCCTTCGACGCCGCGCAGGCGACAGCGAACCAGATCGCCGATCCGTCGATCAAGGCGTCGATCCTGGAGCAGATCACCAGCGCGCGCACGCAGTACGCCACAGCGTCCTCCGATGTACGGACCACTATCGCGAACTTCAACAACGGACTCGCCTCTGCGTCGGACGTCCTCGGTTCGCTCAGCGATGCGCAACGGACGCAGACACAGGCCGCGGTCGCTATAGCGCAGAAGACAGTCGACTCCCTCACTATTAAGGCCTCTATATCCGGGGACGTCTCTCTGCGCAGCGGAGTAGGAGGGGCAACCGCTTCAGGAGTGGACGTCTCCTCACTGCTGTCCCAACTCGGCGGGAGCCTGGGTTCGCTGGCCGGTGCCGCAGGGGGCAGTCTTGGGTCGGCCGCGTCCGGGGGCAGCGGAGGCACCGACTCAGGGGCCGATACGGTGATCTCGCAGGGCTCCCCTGTGGACTCCGGAGCGCCGCTGCTCGTCATCACCGACTCCTCGACGCTGACCGTGACCGCGCAGGTCGACGAGACCTCCATCCTCCAGGTCTCTCCGGGCATCACCGCGGACGTGCAGCTGGACGCCGTCCCCGACGGCGACTACCCGGCGACCGTCATCTCCATAGACAGCCAGGGCCAGGCCTCCAGCCGGGGCGGCGTCACCTACCGGGTCCGGCTCTCCCTCGGCGCGGGGACGCTCGGGGACGGCTCCGCGGCCCCGGTCCCGCGTCCCGGGATGAGCGCCGTCGCGGACCTCAACGTGGCGAACAAACCGCACGTCCTCGCCGTCCCCTCGGCGGCGATCGTGCACGACGGCAACCAGGACACCGTGTGGCTGGTGACCTCAGGGGTCGCCCACCGGCAGGTGGTCCGGCTCGGCGCGCAGGGCGACACCACCGTGGAGGTCTCGGCGGGCCTGAACGCCGGGGACCTGATCGTGACCTCGGGGGCCGACAAGGTCCACGACGGGCAGAAGCTCTAG
- a CDS encoding HAD family hydrolase, with translation MGTETAGRTVHSAAFFDLDNTLVQGASLFHLARGLTAHGMVSKREIAGHALRQVRFRVFGEQSGLLDDVQEHALDFVKGHEVARMEKICEAVFDDYLSDKIWPGTRALSEAHLLNGKEVWLVTAAPIELAQVIARRLGLTGALGTRPESVDGRYTGRIAGPLLHGPDKAHEVSRLARERGLDLAHSYAYSDSANDLPLLSLVGHPVAVNPDRALRRHARLHDWAIVDYRTTRHTRKVPVAGAAAAVGAVAAGAAAAAAHWSGDRD, from the coding sequence ATGGGCACCGAGACTGCTGGGCGCACTGTGCACTCCGCGGCGTTCTTCGACCTGGACAACACTCTGGTCCAGGGCGCCTCGCTCTTCCATCTCGCCCGCGGCCTGACCGCGCACGGCATGGTGAGCAAGCGCGAGATCGCCGGCCACGCCCTGCGCCAGGTCCGTTTCCGGGTCTTCGGTGAACAGTCCGGCCTGCTCGACGACGTGCAGGAGCACGCGCTGGACTTCGTCAAGGGCCACGAGGTGGCCCGGATGGAGAAGATCTGCGAGGCGGTGTTCGACGACTACCTCTCGGACAAGATCTGGCCCGGCACCCGCGCCCTGAGCGAGGCGCACCTGCTCAACGGCAAAGAGGTGTGGCTGGTCACGGCCGCGCCGATAGAACTGGCCCAGGTGATCGCCCGCCGGCTCGGGCTGACCGGCGCGCTGGGGACCCGGCCGGAGTCCGTGGACGGCCGCTACACCGGCCGCATCGCCGGCCCGCTGCTGCACGGTCCTGACAAGGCCCACGAGGTCTCCCGGCTGGCCCGCGAGCGCGGCCTGGACCTGGCGCACAGCTACGCCTACAGCGACTCCGCGAACGACCTGCCGCTGCTGTCGCTGGTCGGACACCCGGTCGCGGTGAACCCGGACCGCGCCCTGCGGCGACACGCGCGGCTTCATGACTGGGCGATAGTCGACTACCGGACGACGCGCCACACCCGGAAGGTTCCGGTGGCCGGCGCCGCCGCGGCGGTCGGCGCGGTTGCCGCCGGAGCGGCCGCGGCTGCGGCACACTGGTCGGGCGACCGCGACTGA
- a CDS encoding glutaredoxin family protein, which yields MRLRKRSGSAPVTVTLVGKPGCHLCDDARATVQAVAAETGAAVEELDITAEDFDPALKAEYWEQIPVTLVNGKRHDFWRVDADRLRKAIAQAARG from the coding sequence ATAAGACTCCGCAAGCGCTCCGGGAGCGCCCCCGTGACCGTGACCCTCGTCGGCAAGCCCGGTTGTCATCTGTGTGACGACGCGCGCGCGACCGTCCAGGCCGTGGCCGCCGAGACCGGCGCGGCCGTCGAGGAACTGGACATCACCGCCGAGGACTTCGACCCGGCTCTGAAAGCGGAGTACTGGGAACAGATCCCCGTCACTCTGGTGAACGGGAAGCGACACGACTTCTGGCGGGTCGACGCGGACCGTCTCCGCAAGGCGATCGCGCAGGCCGCCAGGGGCTGA
- a CDS encoding Crp/Fnr family transcriptional regulator: protein MARDEDGSRFWDLLDAMAAEEIRARTVYQVFRTGDSLTGEGEDTHRVFFIQSGWVSVIQHSTVGATRILAVRGPGDVVGELASLSERPRSATVRARSTVEARGMSGEAFIDLAERTPSIARALFRILADRLHDADRHRTQLHGSVALGAVADKLLEIHSYAGNGQDRPVFTQEEIACWAGVSVPALARSLRTLREAGVIRSARQRIIVLDEKALGVVAQNGRVAD, encoded by the coding sequence ATGGCGCGCGACGAAGACGGCAGCAGGTTCTGGGATCTCCTCGACGCTATGGCAGCCGAGGAGATCCGGGCACGGACCGTCTACCAGGTGTTCCGGACCGGCGACTCGCTGACCGGCGAGGGGGAGGACACGCATCGCGTGTTCTTCATCCAGTCCGGGTGGGTTTCGGTGATCCAGCACAGCACCGTCGGGGCCACCCGGATCCTCGCGGTCCGCGGCCCCGGAGACGTGGTGGGGGAGCTGGCCAGCCTGTCCGAGCGGCCGCGCAGCGCCACCGTCAGGGCCCGCAGCACCGTCGAGGCGCGCGGGATGAGCGGGGAGGCCTTCATCGACCTCGCCGAGCGCACCCCCTCCATAGCCCGGGCGCTCTTCCGCATCCTCGCCGACCGGCTCCACGACGCCGACCGGCACCGCACCCAGCTGCACGGCTCCGTGGCCCTCGGCGCGGTCGCCGACAAGCTCCTGGAGATCCACTCCTACGCCGGCAACGGTCAGGACCGGCCGGTGTTCACCCAGGAGGAGATCGCGTGCTGGGCCGGGGTCAGCGTGCCGGCCCTCGCGCGCTCGCTGCGCACGCTCCGGGAAGCCGGCGTCATCCGCAGCGCCCGGCAGCGCATCATCGTGCTCGACGAAAAAGCACTGGGCGTCGTCGCACAAAACGGTCGAGTCGCTGACTGA
- a CDS encoding ECF subfamily RNA polymerase sigma factor, BldN family, with protein MLREAIRVVAGDGGGRGAHAAGTRSGGARHGGGSGSGAADRPGGPVAGDGESEAMVHLVHQAQEGSADAFGELYRIYCDTVFRYIYYRVSTRALAEDLTSETFVRALRRITTFSWQGRDFGAWLVTIARNLVADHFKSSRHRMEVSTGEMLDSNEVEASPEDSVLEHLSNEALLDAVHRLNDQQRECVTLRFLQGLSVAETADIMGKNEGAIKTLQYRAVRTLARLLPAEAL; from the coding sequence ATGCTGCGCGAGGCGATCCGGGTCGTGGCCGGAGATGGCGGCGGGCGCGGCGCGCACGCGGCCGGCACCCGCTCCGGCGGCGCCCGGCACGGCGGCGGCTCGGGGTCCGGCGCCGCGGACCGCCCCGGCGGCCCGGTCGCCGGCGACGGCGAGTCCGAGGCCATGGTGCACCTGGTCCACCAGGCGCAGGAGGGCAGCGCCGACGCCTTCGGCGAGCTCTACCGCATCTACTGCGACACCGTCTTCCGGTACATCTACTACCGCGTCTCCACCCGGGCCCTGGCCGAGGACCTGACCAGCGAGACCTTCGTCCGCGCGCTGCGCCGCATCACCACCTTCAGCTGGCAGGGCCGGGACTTCGGGGCCTGGCTGGTAACCATCGCCCGCAACCTGGTCGCCGACCACTTCAAGTCCAGCCGGCACCGCATGGAGGTCTCCACCGGCGAGATGCTCGACTCCAACGAGGTCGAGGCGTCCCCGGAGGACTCGGTGCTGGAGCACCTGTCGAACGAGGCGCTGCTGGACGCCGTCCACCGGCTCAACGACCAGCAGCGCGAGTGCGTCACGCTGCGTTTCCTGCAGGGGCTGTCGGTGGCGGAAACGGCCGACATCATGGGCAAGAACGAGGGCGCGATCAAGACGCTCCAGTACCGCGCTGTTCGTACGCTTGCGCGATTGCTGCCGGCAGAAGCCCTTTAG
- a CDS encoding phosphatase has translation MTAAPARDELRDHLLTHRIAGAVATPREDNLRKYAMFAERDPYHLFGLEPERVWTQGDVVKLMADRAGVSADPKYRSGQDHIDVDLTLDALDRFADRLGQARELRQRVLLATGHPSTLLAVHLAFAAGLREAGCEVIEAGAGWSYQASAQVGRKRRSIAYFGGVGVTAEGGSLVHTHSARPIRAALASLAGDGEPLPDLVVADHGWCGGAGQAGIDAIGFADSNDPALFVGEAEGVVQVAVPLDDGIAPRHYTPMSRYVLARAGLAGPTGWYGA, from the coding sequence ATGACCGCCGCACCCGCTCGCGACGAACTCCGCGATCACCTCCTGACGCACCGCATCGCGGGCGCCGTGGCCACTCCGCGGGAGGACAACCTCCGGAAGTACGCGATGTTCGCGGAGCGGGACCCCTATCACCTGTTCGGGCTGGAGCCCGAGCGCGTGTGGACGCAGGGGGACGTCGTGAAGCTGATGGCCGACCGCGCCGGGGTGTCGGCGGACCCGAAGTACCGGTCCGGGCAGGACCACATCGACGTCGATCTCACCCTGGACGCCCTGGACCGGTTCGCCGACCGGCTCGGGCAGGCCCGCGAGCTCCGCCAGCGCGTCCTGCTCGCCACCGGGCATCCCAGCACCCTGCTGGCCGTGCACCTGGCGTTCGCCGCCGGGCTGCGCGAGGCCGGGTGCGAGGTGATAGAGGCCGGCGCCGGCTGGTCGTATCAGGCCTCGGCACAGGTCGGGCGCAAGCGCAGGTCCATCGCCTACTTCGGCGGGGTGGGGGTGACCGCCGAGGGCGGCTCCCTGGTGCACACGCACTCCGCGCGCCCCATCCGCGCCGCGCTGGCCTCGCTGGCCGGGGACGGCGAGCCGCTGCCGGACCTGGTGGTCGCCGACCACGGCTGGTGCGGCGGCGCGGGCCAGGCCGGGATCGACGCGATCGGGTTCGCCGACTCCAACGACCCGGCGCTGTTCGTCGGCGAGGCCGAGGGCGTGGTGCAGGTGGCGGTGCCGCTGGACGACGGGATCGCGCCGCGGCACTACACGCCGATGTCACGGTACGTACTCGCCCGGGCCGGGCTCGCCGGGCCGACGGGCTGGTACGGGGCTTAG
- a CDS encoding NAD-dependent epimerase/dehydratase family protein, with product MTGAGRTRTDGRTSGSRRVLVIGADGRLGLSVVEALRETGRVRFVAGADGADASGSPAIARLIADADPDTVVHLGLEPRPSSAGGRAAMKERNVIGTMQLLAAASKAPGLKRLVVKSSGAVYGCAPRDPALFAEDTPPHRPPTSGYGKDVAEAEGYVRGFARRRPDVAVSVLRFAPFAGPGVASPLLDYLTLPVVPTVLGYDPRLQFVHIDDAVRALVLAALGGHPGTYNVAGDGAMPLSQISRRLGRPTFPVVSFGAGFFGGLIRRAGIVDFTPDQVDLVRYGRVLDTARVRARLGWEPGHTTAEALRAHAQAVGLKPIVPGWTKGY from the coding sequence ATGACCGGTGCGGGTCGGACTCGGACGGACGGCAGGACGTCCGGCAGCCGCCGCGTGCTCGTGATCGGTGCGGACGGCCGACTGGGCCTGTCCGTCGTCGAAGCCCTGCGGGAGACCGGACGCGTCCGGTTCGTCGCCGGGGCCGACGGGGCCGACGCCTCCGGCTCCCCCGCGATCGCCCGCCTCATCGCGGACGCGGACCCCGACACCGTGGTCCACCTGGGCCTGGAGCCCCGGCCCTCGAGTGCCGGCGGCCGGGCGGCGATGAAGGAACGCAACGTCATCGGGACCATGCAACTGCTGGCCGCCGCCTCCAAGGCGCCCGGGCTCAAGCGGCTGGTCGTCAAGTCCAGCGGTGCGGTCTACGGCTGCGCGCCCCGGGACCCGGCGCTGTTCGCCGAGGACACACCCCCGCATCGGCCGCCGACGTCCGGCTACGGCAAGGACGTGGCCGAGGCCGAGGGGTACGTCCGCGGGTTCGCCAGGCGCCGCCCCGACGTGGCGGTGTCCGTGTTGCGCTTCGCGCCGTTCGCCGGTCCCGGCGTGGCCTCCCCGCTGCTGGACTACCTCACCCTGCCCGTGGTGCCCACGGTGCTGGGCTACGACCCGCGCCTGCAGTTCGTGCACATCGACGACGCGGTGCGGGCGCTGGTGCTGGCCGCGCTGGGCGGCCACCCGGGCACCTACAACGTGGCCGGCGACGGCGCCATGCCGCTGTCCCAGATCAGCCGCCGCCTGGGCCGCCCGACGTTCCCGGTGGTGTCCTTCGGCGCCGGCTTCTTCGGCGGCCTGATCCGCCGGGCCGGGATCGTCGACTTCACGCCCGACCAGGTCGACCTGGTGCGCTACGGCCGGGTCCTGGACACCGCGCGGGTACGGGCCCGCCTGGGCTGGGAGCCGGGGCACACCACGGCCGAGGCGCTGCGGGCGCACGCCCAGGCCGTCGGGCTCAAGCCGATCGTGCCCGGCTGGACGAAGGGGTACTGA
- a CDS encoding ABC transporter permease, giving the protein MRVTESFRVAFDALRANRLRSLLTMLGVVIGVAAVVVLVAIGGGAKQLVTSEVEGLGSNIVFVAPGKFQLGTTPAISRLQLSDADYLDRVLGRPDAVAVSLASAENLRAGTNTFYATVQGTTANVVDVFDRPVAEGRYVSKADIATARRVIVLGPDAANALFPGADPIGRQVDMGGVEFRVIGLFQAKGGAFGLSPDSEVHIPVTAAQRLFGMQTISGFATKADTPGDVDATGAKMVAALKQKYRGDEFTAVSQTQILGTIGRILSLLTLVLAAIAGISLLVGGVGVSNIMLVSVRERTKEIGLRKALGARQRDILAQFLLEAVMLTSIGGIIGIGLGVGASFILSSFTPLPAVLAWWSIVLAFGVSAAVGVFFGVMPARRAGKLDPVVALRTE; this is encoded by the coding sequence GTGAGAGTCACCGAATCCTTCCGCGTCGCCTTCGACGCGCTGCGCGCCAACCGCCTGCGCTCGCTGCTGACCATGCTCGGCGTGGTGATCGGTGTCGCCGCGGTGGTGGTCCTGGTCGCCATCGGCGGCGGTGCGAAGCAGCTGGTCACCTCCGAGGTCGAGGGCCTGGGGTCGAACATCGTGTTCGTCGCGCCCGGCAAGTTCCAGCTCGGCACCACCCCGGCCATCTCCCGGCTCCAGCTCTCCGACGCCGACTACCTGGACCGGGTGCTCGGCCGGCCCGACGCCGTCGCCGTCTCCCTGGCCTCGGCCGAGAACCTGCGCGCCGGGACCAACACGTTCTACGCGACGGTGCAGGGGACCACGGCGAACGTGGTCGACGTCTTCGACCGGCCGGTCGCCGAGGGCCGCTACGTCTCCAAGGCCGACATCGCCACCGCGCGCCGGGTGATCGTCCTGGGCCCGGACGCCGCGAACGCGCTGTTCCCCGGGGCCGACCCGATCGGCCGGCAGGTGGACATGGGCGGCGTCGAGTTCCGGGTGATCGGGCTGTTCCAGGCCAAGGGCGGGGCCTTCGGCCTGAGCCCGGACAGCGAGGTGCACATCCCGGTCACCGCCGCGCAGCGGCTGTTCGGCATGCAGACCATCTCCGGCTTCGCCACCAAGGCCGACACCCCCGGCGACGTGGACGCCACCGGCGCCAAGATGGTCGCCGCGCTGAAACAGAAGTACCGGGGCGACGAGTTCACCGCGGTGTCCCAGACCCAGATCCTGGGCACCATCGGCAGGATCCTCTCGCTGCTCACCCTGGTGCTCGCCGCGATCGCCGGCATCTCGCTGCTGGTCGGCGGGGTCGGGGTGTCCAACATCATGCTGGTCTCGGTGCGCGAGCGGACCAAGGAGATCGGGCTGCGCAAGGCGCTCGGCGCGCGCCAGCGGGACATCCTGGCGCAGTTCCTTTTGGAGGCCGTGATGCTGACCAGCATCGGCGGCATCATCGGGATCGGGCTGGGGGTCGGTGCCTCCTTCATCCTGTCGTCCTTCACACCGCTGCCCGCGGTCCTCGCGTGGTGGTCGATCGTGCTCGCGTTCGGGGTCTCGGCGGCCGTGGGGGTGTTCTTCGGCGTGATGCCGGCGCGGCGGGCCGGAAAGCTCGATCCGGTGGTGGCTCTTCGGACCGAATAG
- a CDS encoding 30S ribosomal protein bS22, with protein MGSVIKKRRKRMAKKKHRKLLKKTRIQRRNKKK; from the coding sequence GTGGGCTCAGTCATCAAGAAGCGCCGTAAGCGTATGGCCAAGAAGAAGCACCGCAAGCTGCTCAAGAAGACGCGCATCCAGCGTCGTAACAAGAAGAAGTAG